In a genomic window of Pseudomonadota bacterium:
- the hisG gene encoding ATP phosphoribosyltransferase has protein sequence MKLKIGLPKGSLQETTFRLFKNAGYNIKLHDRAYVPTIDDPELEGLVIRAQEMARYVEDGILDLGITGYDWVLEQNAKVEELVRLRYGKIGFRGVKWVVAVPMDSPIQKVEDLQGKKIATELVGFTKRYLKERGISAAVEFSWGATEVKPPLLADAIIEVTETGASLKANNLRIVETILESETVLIANKNSWKDEWKRRKMENIVILLRGALLAEEKVGLKMNLPKGRLDEVVKTLPCLRTPTVSTLSDSDWVAIEVVIDEKVVRDIIPNLKRAGAVDIVEYPLNKVIP, from the coding sequence ATGAAATTAAAGATCGGTTTACCCAAGGGAAGTCTGCAGGAAACAACATTCAGGCTTTTTAAAAACGCAGGCTATAATATAAAACTTCATGACAGAGCCTATGTGCCTACAATAGATGACCCTGAGTTGGAAGGGCTTGTTATCAGGGCGCAGGAAATGGCAAGATATGTTGAAGACGGCATACTTGACCTGGGGATTACAGGCTATGACTGGGTCCTTGAGCAGAATGCAAAAGTTGAAGAACTTGTAAGATTAAGATACGGGAAAATTGGTTTTCGAGGGGTTAAGTGGGTTGTTGCAGTGCCGATGGACTCACCCATACAGAAAGTGGAGGACCTGCAAGGCAAGAAGATTGCAACAGAGCTTGTGGGGTTTACCAAAAGATACCTGAAAGAGAGGGGAATAAGTGCTGCTGTAGAATTCTCCTGGGGTGCCACAGAAGTAAAACCGCCGCTTCTGGCCGATGCCATAATAGAGGTTACGGAAACAGGGGCATCACTTAAAGCAAACAATCTGAGGATTGTGGAAACCATCCTTGAATCGGAGACAGTGCTCATCGCGAACAAAAACTCATGGAAGGATGAGTGGAAAAGAAGGAAGATGGAAAACATCGTCATATTGTTGAGGGGAGCGCTTCTCGCAGAGGAAAAGGTGGGGCTCAAGATGAATTTGCCCAAGGGCAGATTGGATGAAGTGGTAAAGACGCTCCCGTGCCTGCGCACACCCACAGTTTCTACCCTTTCCGATAGCGACTGGGTGGCAATTGAGGTTGTTATAGATGAAAAGGTTGTAAGAGATATTATACCTAACTTAAAAAGGGCAGGAGCAGTTGATATTGTTGAATATCCGCTGAACAAGGTAATCCCATGA
- the hisD gene encoding histidinol dehydrogenase gives MKIWDLEKEYDELLSFVIEGREKNKKDIRTSVEDIKKELLKSGEEALTSFSKRWDGWTRDYPLKVSDDELKETASRVNKKDLAVLKGMIKNVAHYHKTQGGRKRTYRRKGVVAYETSMPVERVMVYVPGGRATYPSSLIMGVVPAQIAGVDRIYAATPTIDGRLDSYVSAAALLLGIKDVYRIGGAQAVYAFAYGIGSIPKVDMIVGPGNAYVDEAKRDVYGMVGIDMLAGPTELIVLCTEAFSPDAVAWDLFSQAEHDAMATVGIFSHSKEHIEDVLKSVEKLMNINERKEIIEKALTGNSFFVHYKDVNKAVRAINTIAPEHMELLGEESIASDIRYPGIIYVGPNTPVAMGDYYIGTNHVLPTGGAGRFTGGLSVDRFTRRKITVRIEKEFLEKYADNAIRLSRIEGLFAHGESIKARKGL, from the coding sequence ATGAAGATCTGGGATCTTGAAAAGGAATATGACGAACTGCTCTCCTTTGTCATTGAAGGAAGAGAAAAGAATAAGAAAGATATAAGAACTTCCGTTGAAGATATAAAAAAGGAATTGCTCAAATCAGGAGAAGAGGCGTTAACGTCATTTTCAAAAAGATGGGATGGATGGACAAGGGATTATCCGCTGAAAGTAAGCGATGACGAACTAAAGGAAACGGCGTCCAGGGTAAATAAAAAAGACCTTGCAGTGCTCAAGGGGATGATAAAAAATGTTGCCCATTACCACAAAACACAGGGTGGGCGCAAAAGGACATACAGGAGAAAAGGTGTTGTTGCATACGAAACCTCTATGCCCGTTGAACGGGTGATGGTTTATGTGCCCGGGGGAAGAGCGACGTACCCCTCGTCTCTGATTATGGGAGTTGTGCCTGCTCAGATTGCAGGAGTCGACAGGATATATGCTGCAACCCCGACTATTGACGGGCGTTTGGACTCCTATGTGTCTGCCGCAGCTTTGCTTCTGGGAATAAAAGATGTCTATCGCATTGGCGGGGCTCAGGCGGTGTATGCCTTTGCATATGGAATCGGGAGCATACCAAAAGTGGATATGATTGTGGGGCCGGGCAATGCCTATGTAGATGAGGCAAAGAGAGATGTTTACGGAATGGTTGGCATTGATATGCTGGCCGGACCCACAGAGCTTATTGTCCTATGTACTGAAGCATTTTCACCGGATGCAGTAGCCTGGGATCTTTTCTCGCAGGCTGAACATGATGCAATGGCCACAGTGGGTATTTTTTCACACTCAAAAGAACACATAGAGGATGTCTTAAAGAGTGTGGAAAAGCTTATGAATATAAATGAGAGAAAGGAAATTATCGAGAAAGCTTTAACAGGAAACAGTTTTTTTGTTCATTATAAGGATGTGAATAAAGCAGTCCGTGCCATAAATACTATTGCGCCTGAACATATGGAGTTATTGGGAGAAGAGAGTATTGCCTCTGATATACGGTATCCCGGCATCATATATGTTGGCCCGAACACCCCGGTTGCTATGGGTGATTACTATATCGGAACGAACCATGTTCTGCCCACAGGAGGTGCGGGCAGGTTTACAGGAGGACTTTCCGTGGACAGGTTTACAAGAAGAAAGATAACGGTCAGGATAGAAAAAGAGTTTTTAGAAAAATACGCCGACAATGCAATAAGACTGTCAAGGATTGAAGGACTTTTTGCGCACGGAGAATCTATAAAAGCAAGAAAGGGGTTGTAA
- the murA gene encoding UDP-N-acetylglucosamine 1-carboxyvinyltransferase, translating into MNKFVIEGGERLRGTVKISGSKNAVLPLLAATILQKGIYNISNVPRLKDVDTMMRLINLLGSNAVWSGNDTLEIDTRGVDNHVAPYELVKEMRASVLVLGSLIGGLQRATVSYPGGCAIGERPINLHLKGLSALGCKVKVKKGYVDVTAKKMKGATVHFDTTTVGGTENILMAAVKAKGETIIENAAREPEVVDLANMLKKMGAKIEGEGTEIIRIKGVDELTPCDYTVIPDRIETGTFLVACGITRGSIVIEGCTPMHVMPIVEKLREAGMDITEDGSTIKASMSRKQPVAADIKTAPYPGFPTDMQAQFMALMSISRGVSAITETIFENRMMHAAELRRMGADVKVIGNTAIIKGVKMLSGARVMASDLRASASLVLAGLAAYGITEISRIYHIDRGYESIEEKLKKLGAKIERKKDEDLGS; encoded by the coding sequence ATGAATAAATTTGTTATAGAAGGCGGGGAAAGACTTAGGGGAACGGTAAAAATCAGCGGATCAAAGAATGCCGTTTTGCCGTTGCTTGCCGCCACCATTCTGCAAAAAGGTATTTATAATATCAGCAATGTGCCGCGCCTGAAAGATGTGGATACAATGATGCGGCTTATTAATCTGCTGGGCAGCAACGCAGTCTGGTCCGGCAATGATACGCTGGAGATAGATACGCGCGGTGTCGATAATCATGTTGCCCCCTATGAGCTTGTAAAGGAGATGAGAGCCTCCGTGCTTGTCCTTGGTTCGCTAATCGGCGGATTACAGAGGGCAACGGTATCATATCCCGGTGGATGTGCAATAGGTGAAAGGCCTATAAATCTGCACCTGAAGGGGCTTTCAGCTCTTGGTTGTAAAGTGAAGGTTAAAAAAGGTTACGTGGATGTGACAGCAAAAAAAATGAAAGGTGCAACGGTGCACTTTGACACAACTACGGTAGGCGGTACGGAAAATATCCTGATGGCGGCGGTTAAAGCAAAGGGAGAGACGATTATAGAAAACGCTGCCCGTGAACCCGAAGTGGTTGATCTTGCAAATATGTTGAAAAAAATGGGGGCCAAAATAGAAGGCGAGGGAACAGAGATTATCAGAATTAAAGGGGTTGATGAACTGACCCCCTGCGATTATACAGTTATACCGGACAGGATAGAAACAGGCACGTTCCTTGTTGCCTGCGGCATCACAAGGGGCAGCATAGTTATTGAAGGGTGCACCCCGATGCACGTAATGCCGATTGTTGAAAAATTAAGAGAAGCAGGCATGGATATTACAGAGGACGGCAGCACAATAAAAGCTTCCATGTCAAGAAAACAACCGGTGGCAGCGGACATAAAAACAGCCCCTTATCCAGGTTTTCCCACGGATATGCAGGCTCAGTTTATGGCGCTTATGAGTATCTCAAGGGGTGTTAGCGCAATAACAGAAACTATTTTCGAAAACAGGATGATGCATGCGGCGGAACTCAGGAGGATGGGCGCTGATGTTAAGGTAATAGGAAATACTGCAATAATCAAAGGCGTTAAGATGCTTTCCGGGGCAAGGGTTATGGCATCAGATTTGCGTGCAAGCGCTTCCCTTGTGCTTGCAGGGCTTGCCGCCTACGGCATTACTGAAATATCAAGAATTTACCATATTGACAGAGGTTATGAATCTATAGAAGAAAAACTGAAAAAGCTCGGTGCAAAGATAGAAAGGAAAAAGGATGAAGATCTGGGATCTTGA
- the prmC gene encoding peptide chain release factor N(5)-glutamine methyltransferase has product MRIRDIFTEKKDIIAPLDLINIVSHTLALSKEKIFINLDREVKAEEALHIDKLINERKTGKPLAYITKSKEFFSEVFHVDQHVLIPRPETEILVEEALRIIENNPGIVSVMDMGTGSGAIGIILAKKTTCELFCVDVSPDALCIAKKNAAHLGIKNNISFVCSNLFEGIKEDRKFDLILANLPYISQQEWDDLAEDVKAFEPRSALYGGEDGVEIYARFVAGLPYYLKKNGHVLCEIGSDLQSRKMRNMLESLGLKTTLKTDLSGRERVITGS; this is encoded by the coding sequence TTGCGCATTAGAGACATATTTACAGAAAAAAAAGACATTATTGCACCTCTCGATCTTATAAACATCGTTTCACATACCCTTGCATTAAGCAAAGAAAAAATCTTTATCAACCTCGACAGGGAAGTGAAAGCAGAAGAGGCGCTGCACATAGATAAGTTGATCAATGAAAGAAAAACAGGAAAACCGCTTGCATATATCACGAAAAGCAAGGAGTTTTTTTCCGAGGTGTTCCACGTGGATCAACACGTACTTATACCAAGGCCGGAAACAGAGATTCTGGTTGAGGAAGCCTTGAGAATAATTGAAAATAACCCTGGCATTGTTAGTGTAATGGATATGGGAACCGGCTCAGGAGCAATAGGAATAATATTGGCGAAAAAAACGACATGCGAACTGTTTTGCGTGGATGTTTCACCCGATGCACTATGTATTGCGAAAAAAAACGCAGCGCATCTCGGGATAAAAAACAATATAAGTTTTGTTTGCTCAAATCTGTTTGAGGGCATAAAAGAGGACAGAAAATTTGATTTAATTCTGGCTAACCTGCCGTATATTTCTCAACAGGAGTGGGATGATCTGGCTGAAGATGTAAAAGCCTTTGAACCGAGAAGCGCGCTTTACGGCGGGGAAGACGGCGTGGAGATTTATGCAAGATTTGTAGCCGGGCTGCCGTATTATCTGAAAAAAAACGGACATGTTTTGTGTGAAATCGGCAGCGATTTACAGAGCCGGAAAATGAGAAATATGTTAGAATCTCTGGGTCTCAAAACAACACTAAAAACAGACTTATCCGGCAGGGAAAGGGTAATTACAGGATCATGA
- the prfA gene encoding peptide chain release factor 1: MFERLKEIEERYCQIEEDMAKPDATADLEAYRKLAKEYTELKEVVDIYRDWKSRAAEEEKTAEMLRVETDEEMKLLIKEEAANLNGEKVRLEALLREKLLKSHEKPVQNMFLEIRAATGGEEAALFARDLFSVYMKYAEKMKWKTELIEASMSDLGGLKEVIMAIEAKDAYGLLRYESGVHRVQRVPVTEAQGRIHTSAVTVAVLPEPEEAEFNINPDELRIDVFRSSGPGGQHVNTTDSAVRVTHIPTGIVVTCQDEKSQHKNKAKATRVLRARLKEKMEEEKEQEISEERRKQVGTGDRSERIRTYNFPQGRVTDHRIGLTLYKLQDVLNGNIDDILNPLVAHFQSEALKKG, translated from the coding sequence ATGTTTGAAAGACTGAAAGAAATTGAAGAAAGATACTGCCAAATTGAAGAAGATATGGCAAAACCTGATGCAACAGCTGATCTGGAGGCATACAGAAAACTTGCCAAGGAATATACGGAACTAAAAGAAGTTGTAGATATTTACAGGGATTGGAAAAGCAGGGCTGCCGAAGAAGAGAAAACCGCGGAGATGCTCAGGGTCGAAACAGACGAAGAAATGAAGTTGTTGATAAAAGAGGAAGCCGCGAACCTTAATGGGGAAAAGGTCAGACTCGAAGCGCTCCTTCGGGAAAAGCTCTTAAAAAGTCACGAAAAACCGGTTCAGAATATGTTCCTCGAGATAAGAGCGGCAACAGGGGGAGAGGAGGCAGCCCTTTTTGCAAGGGATCTCTTTTCCGTATATATGAAATATGCTGAGAAAATGAAATGGAAAACAGAGTTAATAGAGGCAAGCATGTCGGACCTCGGAGGCCTGAAAGAGGTCATAATGGCCATAGAAGCCAAAGACGCCTACGGTCTTTTACGTTATGAAAGCGGTGTTCACAGGGTACAAAGAGTCCCCGTTACAGAGGCCCAGGGGAGGATACACACTTCGGCAGTAACCGTTGCTGTTTTGCCTGAGCCTGAAGAGGCGGAATTTAATATAAATCCGGATGAGCTGAGAATAGACGTGTTCCGATCAAGCGGCCCCGGTGGGCAGCATGTTAATACGACAGATTCTGCCGTGAGGGTTACGCACATACCGACCGGCATAGTCGTTACCTGTCAGGATGAAAAGTCACAGCATAAAAACAAGGCAAAGGCCACAAGGGTGCTCCGTGCCCGGCTCAAAGAAAAGATGGAGGAAGAAAAAGAACAGGAGATTTCCGAGGAAAGGAGAAAACAGGTAGGAACAGGCGACCGCAGCGAACGCATCAGGACTTACAACTTTCCACAGGGCAGAGTTACAGACCACCGTATCGGCCTTACGCTTTACAAGCTTCAGGATGTATTGAACGGAAACATTGATGACATTTTAAATCCTTTGGTAGCCCATTTTCAATCAGAAGCCTTGAAAAAAGGGTAA
- the rpmE gene encoding 50S ribosomal protein L31 — translation MKKGIHPNLKNASVRCACGHTFETLSVRDKITVEICAKCHPIFTGKEKRLDSAGQVEKFERRYGKKSA, via the coding sequence ATGAAAAAAGGAATTCATCCGAATCTGAAAAACGCTTCCGTAAGGTGCGCATGCGGACATACCTTTGAAACACTGTCTGTGAGAGACAAAATAACCGTAGAAATATGTGCAAAGTGTCATCCCATTTTTACCGGAAAGGAAAAGCGGTTGGACTCAGCCGGTCAGGTAGAGAAATTTGAAAGGAGATACGGCAAGAAAAGCGCATAA